One window of the Syngnathus typhle isolate RoL2023-S1 ecotype Sweden linkage group LG21, RoL_Styp_1.0, whole genome shotgun sequence genome contains the following:
- the gnai1 gene encoding guanine nucleotide-binding protein G(i) subunit alpha-1: protein MGCTLSTEDKAAVERSKMIDRNLRDDGEKAAREVKLLLLGAGESGKSTIVKQMKIIHEAGYSEEECKQYKAVVYSNTIQSIIAIIRAMGRLKIDFGDAARADDARQLFVLAGSAEEGFMTAELAGVIKRLWRDAGVQACFGRSREYQLNDSAAYYLNDLERISQGFYIPTQQDVLRTRVKTTGIVETHFTFKDLHFKMFDVGGQRSERKKWIHCFEGVTAIIFCVALSDYDLVLAEDEEMNRMHESMKLFDSICNNKWFTDTSIILFLNKKDLFEEKIKRSPLTICYPEYAGSNTYEEAAAYIQCQFEDLNKRKDTKEIYTHFTCATDTKNVQFVFDAVTDVIIKNNLKDCGLF, encoded by the exons ATGGGCTGCACGCTGAGCACCGAGGACAAGGCGGCGGTGGAGCGGAGCAAAATGATCGACAGGAACCTGAGGGACGACGGCGAGAAGGCGGCGCGGGAGgtcaagctgctgctgctgg GTGCCGGCGAGTCGGGCAAGAGCACCATCGTCAAGCAGATGAA GATCATCCACGAGGCGGGCTACTCAGAAGAGGAGTGCAAGCAGTACAAGGCGGTGGTCTACAGCAACACTATCCAGTCCATCATCGCCATCATCAGGGCCATGGGCCGCCTCAAGATCGACTTTGGCGACGCCGCCAGAGCC GACGACGCACGGCAGCTCTTTGTGCTGGCCGGATCCGCCGAGGAGGGCTTCATGACGGCCGAACTGGCCGGCGTCATCAAGCGGCTGTGGCGGGACGCCGGCGTCCAGGCCTGCTTCGGACGCTCGCGCGAGTACCAGCTCAACGACTCGGCCGCGTA CTACCTGAACGACCTGGAGCGCATCTCGCAGGGCTTCTACATCCCCACGCAGCAGGACGTGCTGCGCACCCGCGTCAAGACCACCGGCATCGTGGAGACGCATTTCACCTTCAAGGACCTCCACTTCAA AATGTTCGACGTGGGCGGCCAGCGGTCCGAGCGCAAAAAGTGGATCCATTGCTTCGAGGGCGTGACCGCCATCATCTTCTGCGTGGCGCTCAGCGACTACGACCTGGTGCTGGCCGAGGACGAGGAGATG AACCGAATGCACGAGAGCATGAAGCTTTTCGACAGCATCTGCAACAACAAGTGGTTCACCGACACGTCCATCATACTCTTTCTCAACAAGAAGGACCTCTTTGAGGAGAAGATCAAGAGGAGCCCGCTCACCATCTGCTACCCGGAGTATGCAG GCTCCAACACGTACGAGGAGGCGGCGGCCTACATCCAGTGTCAGTTTGAAGACCTGAACAAGCGCAAGGACACCAAGGAGATCTACACGCACTTCACGTGCGCCACCGACACCAAGAACGTGCAGTTTGTCTTTGACGCCGTCACCGACGTCATCATCAAGAACAACCTGAAAGACTGCGGCCTCTTCtga
- the cd36 gene encoding platelet glycoprotein 4, with translation MGCCNKRCTLLAGAVVGAAMALLGGILIPVGNGLIEQTVLQEAVIVEGTPAYDNWLAPGGAVYRQFWFFDVQNAKEVVGEGAVPAVVEKGPYTYLTRYLPKTNITFEPNDTVSYLLPLGATFEPSLSVGAEEDIITCLNLAVAGAYSKIPKMLHPILETMIKNSNSSLFQHRSVKELLWGYMDPMLKTTVGLFTPYNGTFDGYYSVFTGKGDISKVGMIDKWRGSRSLTFWDDKYCNMINGTDGSNFAPFVDVTKPLFFFSSDICRSVSASFQYARDLKEIPVYRFGLLQSTLASPVDNPENHCYCRDFKTTKNCTMAGVLDISSCQDGQPIYISLPHFLHGTPSLHKAIKGLNPIEEHHKTYLDVEPITGITLGFAKRIQVNMMYGPSNVITVLKKIKERTIFPLVWMNETAELDEESAALLKEELVDRIKMLDVTQKVLLGSGLAVFAICLMWYAAIRCTDDKSETV, from the exons ATGGGCTGCTGTAACAAGAGGTGCACGCTCCTCGCCGGAGCTGTCGTCGGGGCGGCCATGGCCCTACTGGGGGGCATCTTGATCCCGGTGGGGAATGGACTCATTGAGCAAACGGTCTTACAG GAAGCCGTGATCGTAGAAGGAACGCCGGCGTATGACAACTGGCTGGCACCGGGGGGAGCGGTCTACAGACAGTTCTGGTTCTTCGATGTGCAAAACGCcaaggaggtggtgggggaAGGTGCCGTTCCGGCGGTGGTGGAGAAAGGACCTTACACCTACTT GACCAGATACTTGCCCAAAACCAACATCACCTTCGAGCCCAACGACACCGTGTCTTACCTGCTTCCGCTGGGTGCCACGTTTGAGCCGTCCTTGTCGGTGGGAGCGGAAGAGGACATCATCACCTGCTTGAACTTGGCGGTGGCG GGGGCGTATTCCAAGATTCCCAAAATGCTGCATCCCATACTCGAGACCATGATCAAGAACAGCAACTCGTCTTTGTTCCAGCACCGCAGCGTCAAAGAGCTGCTGTGGGGCTACATGGACCCCATGTTGAAAACCACCGTGGGCCTTTTCACACCC TACAACGGCACCTTTGACGGTTACTACAGCGTCTTCACCGGCAAGGGCGACATCAGCAAAGTGGGCATGATCGACAAGTGGCGAGGATCCAG GAGTTTGACCTTCTGGGACGACAAGTATTGCAACATGATCAACGGGACAG ATGGTTCAAACTTTGCTCCTTTTGTGGATGTGACAAAgcccctcttcttcttctcctcggaCATCTGCAG GTCGGTGTCAGCCAGCTTCCAGTACGCCAGGGACCTGAAGGAAATCCCGGTGTACCGCTTCGGATTGCTGCAGTCCACCTTAGCCTCGCCGGTGGACAACCCCGAAAACCACTGCTACTGCCGGGATTTCAAGACCACCAAAAACTGCACCATGGCAGGGGTTCTGGACATTAGTTCTTGTCAAGACG GACAGCCCATCTACATCTCCTTACCTCACTTTCTTCATGGCACTCCTTCCCTGCATAAGGCCATCAAGGGGCTCAACCCTATCGAGGAGCACCATAAGACCTATCTGGACGTGGAGCCC ATAACGGGAATTACTCTGGGCTTTGCCAAGAGAATTCAGGTGAACATGATGTACGGACCCTCCAACGTCATCAC GGTGttgaagaaaatcaaggaaaGAACCATTTTCCCTCTGGTTTGGATGAATGAG ACGGCAGAATTGGACGAGGAATCTGCGGCCCTGCTCAAGGAGGAGCTGGTGGACCGGATCAAGATGCTGGACGTGACCCAGAAGGTCCTACTGGGCTCCGGCCTGgctgtttttgccatttgccTGATGTGGTACGCCGCCATTCGATGCACCGACGACAAGTCGGAAACCGTCTGA